The Actinobacillus succinogenes 130Z region GAGTTAATGTATATATACTTTAACTCACTTTTCATTAATTGCAGTAAATTTTCGTATGTTACAAGCCATGCTTGCGGCAAGGAGCCATTAATTTGCCACTACATCTTCTATAAAAACATACCGAAAATTCACCGCACTTTTAATATTCCGATTAATTATTCAATAATCGGAATAATTTTGGTCGCATGCGAGCCTTTATCACCATGAATAACTTCAAAATTCACTTTTTGTCCCGCTTTTAACGAACGATATCCATCCATTTCTATCACGGAAAAATGAGCGAAAATATCCTCATCGCTACCTTCCGCATTAATAAAGCCAAAACCTTTCGCATTATTAAACCATTTAACAACCCCAACTTCCATACAGCACCTCTCTTGGTCTAATTACAACATTGTAAGGCTTTCGCCTTGTTTCTCTATCATCGTTTCAATCATCGGAGATTTCGTTTGTTTTGGCAATCAGTAAAGGTCAAAAATGCAAAGTAGATCACAAAAAATATGATTTTTATGTGCAAAAAACAAAAAAAGGACGCACTACAGCGTCCTAATTTTCTATTCTTTAATAATTAAAGAACAGATTTTGCTTTTTCAACTAAAGCTGTAAAAGCAACTTTATCGAATACAGCGATGTCAGCAAGAATCTTACGATCGATTTCAACAGACGCCTTTTTCAAACCGTTGATGAATTTGCTGTAAGATAAACTGTTTTGACGTGCCGCAGCGTTAATACGGGCAATCCATAATTGACGGAATTGACGTTTACGTTGACGACGGTCACGGTAAGCATATTGACCGGCTTTGATCACCGCTTGGAATGCAACACGATAAACGCGTGAACGCGCACCATAATAACCTTTAGCAGCCTTAAGAACTTTCTTATGACGTGCTCTTGCAATAACACCACGTTTTACACGAGCCATTATTTAATCTCCTACTATCTATTAATAACTAAAATTCACTTGACGTACGTTTGCTTAAACTTCGATAAACCCCGAAGGTTTATGCATATGGTAAGCAAGCTACGACTAAAACGTTATCTGCTTTCGCAACCATGGATTTATGACGTAGATGACGTTTACGTTTAGTGGTTTTCTTAGTCAAAATATGACGTAAGTGAGATTGTTTACGTTTGAAACCGCCGGAAGCTGTTTTTTTGAAACGCTTAGCAGCACCACGTACTGTTTTAATTTTAGGCATTGTTTAAAAACTCCGCATTGTTTTGTTAACACTTGATAGTCAGGCGAAAAACACGATTATTTTCAACCGCACTTTTGCTTTTGTAAAGCACTGCTTATCTCTCAAATGGCATTACTGCCGTGAAAAAGCGAATCAGGCTGCGAAATTTACCTGTGGATCACTTTTGTTTTCCGATATGAAAAACGGACGAATTTTATAGGATTCGTCCGTTTTATGCAAGGAAATCTTATTTTTTCTTCGGAGCAATGACCATAACGGCCTGGCGACCTTCTAGTTTACCCGGTGCGGATTCCACCATAGCAACCTCGGCCGTATCCTGTTTGACACGTTCCAACACGTCTAAACCGATATCTTGATGTGCCATTTCACGACCACGGAAACGTACAGTGATTTTAACCTTATCACCGTCTTCTAAAAAGCGTAGGATGTTACGAAGTTTCACTTGGTAATCGCCTTCATCCGTCCCCGGACGGAATTTGATTTCCTTCACTTGCACAACTTTTTGTTTCTTCTTCTGCTCTTTTGCGGCTTTTTCTTTTTCGTAAATAAACTTACCATAGTTCATAATACGGCACACCGGCGGCTCAGCATTCGGACTGATTTCAACTAAGTCTAACTCAGCTTCTTCCGCGCGACTCAAAGCATCTTGAATTGACACGATACCAACTTGTTCGCCGTTTTCATCGGTTAAGCGAACTTCCTTCACGCCACGAATTTCGTCATTAAGACGATGAGCGCGGTTTGTCTGAACACGTTTTACAGGTTTAATAGCCATATTCCTCTAAATAAGTTTTGTTATGTTTGTCTGCCAAGCAGAAGTATTAAAAAGTTTGCTTATTACAAGCAAAAACGAATGAATCTTATAGTATTTACATAAATCATGCAAGTGAAAAGATATGTTCATTTTGTGCACCGGATCACATATTTTATCTTTATTCCTGCATAGGTTTTAAATACCCGTTTCTAACGGTCCGGCTCAATTTTTAAAACAAAAATACGAACAAAAATCCGTTTATTTTTCACCGCACTTTATACATCTAAATATTCGGATCGAATACTTGATTATTATTCCAAATTCATCATTAAGGCAAATAAAATCATTTGCACTTCTTTTTCCGATAATTTCGTGCCGTTAAAATATAATCCGTCTTTTTCCAGATTTAAGGAAAATTTTAATCCGGTTTCATCTTCCGTCAAAACACCATTACTTTTTGCCTGCATAATAAAATCACTCAATAATACATCGGCTTGTTTATCCGCTTCCTTTTTCGATAAATGATCTTTTTTCTGTCCAATAGCGGACAATAAATCTTTCAACGCCGCTTTGTTAACATCAATTGTCCAATTCAACGTATTAAAAATATTCAGCAAATTGCTTTGTGAAAAACGTGCCGAATTAATTTCCGCTAAAGCTATATTTGCCGTCATTTCTAAATTTCCCTGTTCGCGTGCCAGCAATAACGGTTCAATCTTTAGTTGCGGTTGATGTTTTATGATAGTAGACAACGCAATTTCCGCCGCCGGCGACAAAGTTTTATCCGGACGAACTTGCATTTCATTAATCAGTGTATTCATCGATGCTACATCAAGATGATTGAATTCCCAGTGATTACTTAATGTTCCCAGATTAATATCATTATAATGCAGGGAATCCGCATAACTGTCGATATGGTAATCCACTACGGAATCTTTTACTTCGGCCGAAAAATCGATTTTTGCATTTTTAACGGTAATCGGTACCCCCTTATCCCGCTGCGTGTGTCCCGATATATGTATTTCATCCGTGTCGAATTGATAAGACAAATCAAACACGTTAGGCCATTCTGCAAAACGTTCCCCGATTTCCACCGATAATTTTGCATTTTTCAATTGAATAAGACGTTCGGTTACTTCTTCCGGCAAAACATTGGGGTTAATTCCTTTCTTGCTAAACTCTTTAATATCTATCCTTGCCTTAGCATTACTACCGTTTTTATTCATTTCATAACCACCGGACAAATCTAAGGTAAGATATTCGCCTGCACCTAGCTTGGCTTCATGCAGATTGGCTTGGATTTTCCCGCTTAAACGCTGTCCGTAACTGAGCGTTAATGCGTTTTTAAACGGCGATTCTTTGGTAATAAACCAATCTTCGGTGAGATCATTACGGACGACCTCCATTTCCGCTGAAAAAATCGACGGCATAAAGTTAAACCGTTTGATTTGGTTCAATGGTAGCGGTCCGTGGTAAAGCATACCGCTAAAAGGTACCGACATTTGATTATCCGGCAACTTGACTACCGTATCATAACTGACTTCGGAACTAAACCAACCGCGTTGGAAACGTACATTATCAATTTTCAGTTGAATTTGCCCATCGTTTGCCGACAGCATACGGGCTATCTCTATATTCGTGTGCTGCACCTGTGATTGAAATTCCGCTTCGGCGGTTTTGCCAGTGTACCAGGCCCCTCCCGTCCAGAGGATTGCCGAAGCGATAACTGCCGACATCACTAATGTTGTTTTTTTCATAAACCCCTCAATTCTGATTTTCCCGTTAAATTTATAGCAAAGGTTAAATGCGGGATATGTCAAACTTCGCTAAATTAATGCAATCTTCCGTACTGTAAAATTGGCTTAATGCATGGCGTAACGTCTCCGCCCGCGCCGGCAAACCATTTTCCGCATAGGTGTTGACTTGCGCATAAACCGCTTGTTTGAAAGGCATGTTATCGCCGGGATTACCGTTTAAATTATCCGCACTGGCGAAATAACGGAAATTGGCGGCGGTAGCCAGTATCCATTCGATAGCCTGCGGTTTAACTTCTACTTTTTCGAACTCCCGTTGCCGTTCCGCCGAACGCCCGTCCGGCTCATACCAATATCCGAAATCCTCCAATTTACGGCGTTCCTCACCGGCAATCAGCCAATGGGAAATTTCATGTAACGCACTGCTGTAAAAACCGCGGGCAAAATAAATGGCATTGTACGGCAGCACATCATACCCCTCGGTTTTGTGTCCTGCCGGAATATAAATGGGTTCATCGCCGCCTTTCAGCAATTTGGTATTAAATTCCTTTTCAAAACAATCGTTAAAAATCGCAATAATATCGTCCAACGTATGCGTATTCTGTTCCATAATGTTACTCCGTAATGACTACCGATTTTCCGGCATTCTACCACAAACTCATTTGTTCGCTCTTTTCTTCCTCGGGAATTGTGACGTGTAATCCGACCAATCGAACGCTTCGTCCCTCGGCCCGTTGCCATATTTGGCTTAATAACGTCGCAAAAGTTTCTTGCTGAAATTCCACCGCACTTTTCTCTAATGTCGTCACTTGAAAATCGTCAAATTTCAGTTTCACACCCATTTTTCGATAACGCGATAAAGAAATATCCGGCTTGGCTCGTAATATTCGCCGTTTTAGCTCGGAACAAAGTTCTTCTAGAACCGCCATCCCTTGTTCTAAAGTGAAAATATTTTGTGACAGGGTGCGTTCCACCCCCACGGATTTTCGTTCTCGATGAGGTTGAACTTCTCGTTCGTCAATACCGTGACTGAAATCCCAAATCCGTTTCCCTATTTTCCCGAAACGGTTTAGTAAGACCGACAAGCCGGCATGCTGAACATCTTCACAGGTGTACAATCCCATTTCCAGCAAATGTTCCGATGTCACTTTTCCTACGCCCGGAATTTTACGCAACGGTAAAGTACGGACAAATTCCGTCACATTTTCCGGATTAATGACAAACTGTCCGTTAGGTTTATTTTGATCGGACGCTATTTTCGCCAGGAATTTCAATGGCGCGATGCCGGCAGAGGCTGTGAGGTGTAATTCATCAAAAATCGCTTGACGGATTTCCTGTGCAATCCAAGTGGCGGAACCGCAACATTTTCCGCTATCCGTTACATCCAGATACGCTTCATCCAGCGAAAGCGGTTCGATAATATCAGTATAACGATGAAAAATTTGGTGAATTTGTTGCGACACTTGTTTATACAGCGTCATACGAACAGGCAAAACAATCAGATCCGGACACAGCTTCACCGCTTGAGCCGTCGGCATGGCACTGCGACAACCGAATTTTCGGACTTCATAGTTACAGGTTGTCAATACGCCCCTTTGACGACTGTGTCCACCGACGGCAACAGGTTTGCCGACTAAAGACGGAGCTTCCCGCATTTCTACGGCGGCATAAAAGCAATCCATATCAATATGGATAATTTTGCGTTGAAATGATAACTTCATAAAAAGTGCGGCTAAAAAACTTCATAATTTTTGACCGCACTTTAACACAATAAACTGTATAAATAAACAATTAATTATTGCGTTCGGGTTAAATTCAGCACTTTGGAGAATAACCGCTTAAATAATAACGGAATAGATTGAGTTCCCCGTCGTTCCATTTCCGCCGATAAAGCAATGGCAAGATCCGGTTTGGACGTGCGTTGAATGGCGCGTTGAATAATTTTCCGCATCGGCAGATAACGACCTTGCCGTTCCCAACGGGCTAAACGGATAAACACGTTTTCGAATCCTTCGGTATAGAAGAAATGTTCAATGTCCAGTTTGGGTAACGTGGTAATACGTTGCGAGGACATTTCATGCTCTTCCAGCAAATTATGAGCGGTTTCGCTGTATTTGCGTCCGGCCTCGTCGCCGTCCGTCAATACATACCATTCGATGCCCATAGCTTTGGCGTATTTGATTAACGGACGTAATCCCGACTGGGCAAATTCTACAATACGGATACCTTCCATGCTTAAATTAATATCCAATAATTTAGCTAATTCCGCCAAAATCCAGACTTCCGTTTCCCCTTCCACTAAAATCCAGGTTCGCGAAAATAATGCCAGACTGCGGTTATGATGAATATGGAAGGTTAAACGGCGTAAATCCTCTTTTCCCAATTCACGGCGGAACAATTGATAAGACAAAGTGCGATCCGTATAACGGACCAAACGGCAAATATCTTTTAATTCCGCTTGCGATACCAATTCTACCGAGTTGGTGGTAGTGATTCGTTGAATCGGCAAATATTGCATGAGCTCCCATAAAATGGCAATCATACGCGGATGCAAACGTGCTTCAGGATCTTCAAACAATAAGACCGGACGATGGTATTTACTGGTTCTTACCGGGGCGTCGCTAATAAACAGGGTTTGTAAAAATTCCACTAAACGGGTACGTAATTCCCGGGTTTCATCCTGTTTTAGACGTTGGCACAGCAGCTTTAATTCGTCCCAAAGTGCGGTCGGTTCCAACAACATTTTTTGCGCTAACACATCATTACGGCGTGAAGACATAAAATAATGTTGCAACACCAATCCCACCGCTTGAAACTGACGATCTTCCGATTTATATTTTGCCCGCATGTTTTGCGGATTCAACAGATCTTGTTCGGAATTCAAACGTGCATCGCGGAAACGGTAAATAGGATGCCGGCAAATCAGCGATAACGCAACCTCTTCAGTATTCTCGAGGCAAATAGGTTCGCCCAGTTCATCTAAAAAAGAATACGTGGTAATAACGTCGTTTTGCCGCATTTCGCCTTCTACTCTTAAATAAATGCGATCGTATCCGTCGTCATGAGGCACGAAAACCGCTTGAAAAGACTGATTTTTATCATCCATATCCTCTTTAATATCGCGTTCACTGAAGGTGAATAAAAGCATAATGGCAGGCGTGCTTTCTTCATGATGAAAATCTTCCTGAGTGAAGCGGTAAAGCCGGTTTTTATTGTTCAGGATTAAACTTAAAGCGGCCAATAGACTGGATTTGCCCCAAGCATTTTCTCCGATAAGAACCATATGCGGACGAAGATGAATGGAAAGTCGGTTAATACCGCGAAAACCGACAAGATCACATTGACGTAAATACATAATTTTCCTGTTATACTACTTCTTTCCGAACGCAACCCACAGAGAATTCCGTCATGTTTGAAGGCTTATTGATTGTGCTTGTGCCGATGATTTTAGGTTATTTAATAAAATCCGACAACAGGCTGTTCTTACAAGCGATAAATCGTATTGTCATGATTCTACTCTATATTATTCTGTTTGTAATGGGAATATCCCTCGGTCAATTGGATGATGTCATACAAAAACTGCCTGCTATAGGTTGGTCGGCGTTTGTCTTTTCATTCAGTATTTTGTTTTGCAACATGATCGGTTTAGTTGCTTATGACAAATACCGTCCTGCGCCGTTAAAGCATTTAACCGAAGATTTACCGCCACGCTGGAAATTGCTTATGGACAGCGGTAAATTGTGTACTATGGTCGTCATCGGGTTTATAACGGGATTTTTCGGTCAACATATTATCGCCTTACCTTTAGGCACAAGCACTTATGTACTTGTGCTACTCATTTTCTTCGTCGGTATCCAGTTACGTAATAACGGCATTTCATTAAGAAATGTCCTGTTCAATAAACGAGGAATGTACACGGGAATCATTATGATCGTTACTTCTTTATGCGGTGGTATTATTGCGGCATTTTGGCTGCAATTACCGTTAACACAAGGGCTCGCCGTTTCTTCGGGGTTAGGCTGGTATTCATTATCAAGCGTAGTTATCAATGACGCTTGGGGGCCGATTTTCGGCAGTATCGCTTTTTTTAACGATCTCAGCCGAGAAATTTTCAGCCTTTTTATCATTCCCTTTTTTATGTCTCATTATCGTTCCACTGCTGTAGGATTGGCAGGCGCTACCGCATTAGATTGCACACTGCCCGTTATTCAGCGTTCGGGCGGGTTAGAAGTGGTACCGCTGGCGATCAGTTTTGGTTTCGTGACCAATATTGCACCACCGATTTTATTAGTATTATTCACAGCGATTCCCGTATAAAACATAACAAAAATTTCATGATAAAGTCTATACCTTAATAGACTGTGCCGTAAATTAAGAATTTTTTTATCTCTTTTTAGTCTAACAACAACGTAGGACGGACGTTTTCCGCCTGCGTTATTTTTTATTTTAGGGGGTGAATAATGAAAAAATTACTTTTTTTAACCGCACTTTCGGTGTCGACATTATCGTTAACCGCCTGTATTGTGGGCGACGGTTATTATGACGACGGTTATCGCGATCATATCGCTCGTTATGACAGGCATTACGATCGGCGCGACAGCGAACCGAGATGGCATAAAGATGAACGTAGAGATCACCGCAGACTGGAACGTAGTCCGGAACGCCGTGCGGCGGAAGCAAGACGTCGGGCAAACGATCAATTACATAAAGGCGAACGTCGTCCTGACCGTGAAGAACGCCGGCGACGGGATATTTTTGACCGACGGGACAGATAAACAAACAACGAAAAAGTGCGGTTAAATCGACCGCACTTTTTTCTGTTACCCGTCTATTTCGACGCTATAGATTATTCGGCATAAAGCGCATTATAAAGTTTATTTTCAAAATTGACGAGCGGTGCACGTTTGGTTTTATTTTCCAGTTCACCGGTAGAATAACCGTTAATAAACTGCACGAAAGCAATTTTCTCACCTCGTGCATTGGTCATAAATCCTGCCAAATTATATACGCCTTTCAACGAACCGGTTTTCGCCAGCACGTTTTTGACTAACGGCGCTTGAATTAAACCGCCGCGTCCGCTGATTGTTCCATCTACGCCGGCAATAGGAAAAGTTTCCAGCAAATGTAATTTATCTTCATTTTTTGCCATATATTCCAAAGCCTGTAGCATGGTGTTCGGGTCAATCAAATTATGACGGGATAAACCGGAACCGTCCGCCACAATAGAATGACCGAATTTAAGCCCTGCCTGGCCGGATAATACGCGTTTTAACGCCATAGCGCCTAATTGGAACGAGGCCGGACGTTTAAACGTTTGATATGCCGTAGTCCGAAATAACGCATCGGCAATTTGGTTATCGGACTTTTTCATCATTGTTTTCAGTAAATCCGGTAAAGGTTTAGACAGATGTTGCGCCAAAAGCGTACCGGTTTGCGGTTGATGAGGCATTTTCACCTGTCCGGAGAATTGGATACCAAGTTGTTTCAGCTGACGTTGTACAATCGAGGCGGCATAAGCGTCCGGGTCTTGCACGGCAAAACTCAGTCCGAAAGGTTTATTTTGACGCGCAATACAGCCCTTAATCTGGTAACGGTTGTTATCATGTACGACCGCGTCCAGCTGACAATAAGCCGCTTCATTGGCACTGACCACTTTAACCTGTCCGAATACCTGAATCGGATATTGCGACGGCACGTTAAATTTAACATTTTCACCTACGGACTGATTTGCGTCCAAATTCACATAGAAACAGTTATTATCCAGATTTGCGGCGGCAGGGGGCGAATTAAAACACATCACCAAATCATTCCAGATCCAACCTACGCCCCGATCATGACTGGCAAATACCGAGGTATCTAAAATGAGATCGCCGTCAATTTTATTGATATTTTGTTTTTTTAACTGTGCTAATAAATTATAAAGTTGTCCGGTCGTTAAATTCGGATCTCCGGTAAATTTGACAATTAAATCCCCGGCCAACACGCCGTTTCGAACCTGACTGTTACTGAGTAAACTGGTCGCAAATCGAAATTGATCACCTAAAACCAATTTTGCAGCTAAAGCGGTAAAAGTTTTTTGGGTACTCGCCGGCAACATAAAAGTGGATGCATTATAATCCGCAATAATTTCACCACTGTGTAGATTTTTCGCCACAAATCCCAAACTGGCACCTTGCGGCAGCTCTTTACTTAACGCCTGCACATCCACTTGGGCAGACGCCGTACCAACAAAAAAGAAGGTTGAAATAAGAATTTTTTTTGTAAAACCGAACATATTCAAGAGGGATTCTGTTGCTATTTTTTTTCAGGCGAACAATAATAGACCCTGAATTAAGTTGAGTAAATATTTTTCTCAATTTCATCTTATTATTTTGATCTACTACGGCATTGCCATACAATGTCGTGGTTTTGTTTTACCTTAAAAAGGAAAGAGAGCGCAATGAAACAAATTCCCATGACTGTCCGCGGAGCGGAACAATTACGTGAAGAATTGGACTTTTTGAAGAATACTCGTCGTCCTGAGATCATTAAAGCTATTGCCGAAGCCCGTGAGCACGGCGATTTAAAAGAAAATGCCGAATATCACGCAGCCCGTGAACAACAAGGTTTTTGTGAAGGGCGTATTCAGGAAATCGAAAGTAAACTGTCAAACGGCCAAATTATTGATGTTACAAAAATTCCTAATAACGGTAAAGTGATTTTCGGTTCGACGGTGGTGTTAGTAAATGTAGACACGGACGATGAAGCGACATATCAAATTGTCGGTGACGATGAAGCCGATATCAAAGCCGGCTTAATTTCGGTAAATTCACCCATTGCCCGTGGTTTGATCGGCAAAGAAGTGGATGATACGGTTAATATCGTAACGCCGGGCGGTACGGTAGAATTTGATATTATTGAAGTAAACTATATTTAAGAAAAAACGGCGGGTGAAAACACTCGCCGTTTTTATTTTAGTTATAAACAGATTATTTGCGAGGTAAAACAATTTTAGGTTCATTACTCGGGCGATAAAGTACCAGAATATGCCCGATAGTTTGCACAGTCGCTGCATTTGTTTCACGCACAATAGCATCGATAATTAACTGTTTTGTATCACGATCCGCACCCGCTATTTTCACTTTGATCAATTCGTGGTGATTTAACGCATTATCTATTTCCGCCAGCACCCCCTCGGTTAAACCGTTTCCACCGAGCATAACGACAGGGCTTAAGTGATGCGCTAATCCTTTTAAATATTGTTTTTGTTTGGTTGTTAATGTCATAAATAATCCTAAATTCTTTTCAGTATTGTAAAAAATCGGCGAGATTATAACGAAAAAAAAGGGAGCTTTCACTCCCTTTCTTGTTTTATCTCGTGGTTTCCCATTTATTCCGTTTTATCATCAGACTGATTGGCGGAATTTTTA contains the following coding sequences:
- the dinB gene encoding DNA polymerase IV, which codes for MKLSFQRKIIHIDMDCFYAAVEMREAPSLVGKPVAVGGHSRQRGVLTTCNYEVRKFGCRSAMPTAQAVKLCPDLIVLPVRMTLYKQVSQQIHQIFHRYTDIIEPLSLDEAYLDVTDSGKCCGSATWIAQEIRQAIFDELHLTASAGIAPLKFLAKIASDQNKPNGQFVINPENVTEFVRTLPLRKIPGVGKVTSEHLLEMGLYTCEDVQHAGLSVLLNRFGKIGKRIWDFSHGIDEREVQPHRERKSVGVERTLSQNIFTLEQGMAVLEELCSELKRRILRAKPDISLSRYRKMGVKLKFDDFQVTTLEKSAVEFQQETFATLLSQIWQRAEGRSVRLVGLHVTIPEEEKSEQMSLW
- the cspD gene encoding cold shock domain-containing protein CspD, giving the protein MEVGVVKWFNNAKGFGFINAEGSDEDIFAHFSVIEMDGYRSLKAGQKVNFEVIHGDKGSHATKIIPIIE
- a CDS encoding elongation factor P hydroxylase, whose product is MEQNTHTLDDIIAIFNDCFEKEFNTKLLKGGDEPIYIPAGHKTEGYDVLPYNAIYFARGFYSSALHEISHWLIAGEERRKLEDFGYWYEPDGRSAERQREFEKVEVKPQAIEWILATAANFRYFASADNLNGNPGDNMPFKQAVYAQVNTYAENGLPARAETLRHALSQFYSTEDCINLAKFDISRI
- a CDS encoding YdgA family protein, which produces MKKTTLVMSAVIASAILWTGGAWYTGKTAEAEFQSQVQHTNIEIARMLSANDGQIQLKIDNVRFQRGWFSSEVSYDTVVKLPDNQMSVPFSGMLYHGPLPLNQIKRFNFMPSIFSAEMEVVRNDLTEDWFITKESPFKNALTLSYGQRLSGKIQANLHEAKLGAGEYLTLDLSGGYEMNKNGSNAKARIDIKEFSKKGINPNVLPEEVTERLIQLKNAKLSVEIGERFAEWPNVFDLSYQFDTDEIHISGHTQRDKGVPITVKNAKIDFSAEVKDSVVDYHIDSYADSLHYNDINLGTLSNHWEFNHLDVASMNTLINEMQVRPDKTLSPAAEIALSTIIKHQPQLKIEPLLLAREQGNLEMTANIALAEINSARFSQSNLLNIFNTLNWTIDVNKAALKDLLSAIGQKKDHLSKKEADKQADVLLSDFIMQAKSNGVLTEDETGLKFSLNLEKDGLYFNGTKLSEKEVQMILFALMMNLE
- the infC gene encoding translation initiation factor IF-3 is translated as MAIKPVKRVQTNRAHRLNDEIRGVKEVRLTDENGEQVGIVSIQDALSRAEEAELDLVEISPNAEPPVCRIMNYGKFIYEKEKAAKEQKKKQKVVQVKEIKFRPGTDEGDYQVKLRNILRFLEDGDKVKITVRFRGREMAHQDIGLDVLERVKQDTAEVAMVESAPGKLEGRQAVMVIAPKKK
- the yhbY gene encoding ribosome assembly RNA-binding protein YhbY; the encoded protein is MTLTTKQKQYLKGLAHHLSPVVMLGGNGLTEGVLAEIDNALNHHELIKVKIAGADRDTKQLIIDAIVRETNAATVQTIGHILVLYRPSNEPKIVLPRK
- the dacB gene encoding serine-type D-Ala-D-Ala carboxypeptidase, which translates into the protein MFGFTKKILISTFFFVGTASAQVDVQALSKELPQGASLGFVAKNLHSGEIIADYNASTFMLPASTQKTFTALAAKLVLGDQFRFATSLLSNSQVRNGVLAGDLIVKFTGDPNLTTGQLYNLLAQLKKQNINKIDGDLILDTSVFASHDRGVGWIWNDLVMCFNSPPAAANLDNNCFYVNLDANQSVGENVKFNVPSQYPIQVFGQVKVVSANEAAYCQLDAVVHDNNRYQIKGCIARQNKPFGLSFAVQDPDAYAASIVQRQLKQLGIQFSGQVKMPHQPQTGTLLAQHLSKPLPDLLKTMMKKSDNQIADALFRTTAYQTFKRPASFQLGAMALKRVLSGQAGLKFGHSIVADGSGLSRHNLIDPNTMLQALEYMAKNEDKLHLLETFPIAGVDGTISGRGGLIQAPLVKNVLAKTGSLKGVYNLAGFMTNARGEKIAFVQFINGYSTGELENKTKRAPLVNFENKLYNALYAE
- a CDS encoding lysine exporter LysO family protein, whose translation is MFEGLLIVLVPMILGYLIKSDNRLFLQAINRIVMILLYIILFVMGISLGQLDDVIQKLPAIGWSAFVFSFSILFCNMIGLVAYDKYRPAPLKHLTEDLPPRWKLLMDSGKLCTMVVIGFITGFFGQHIIALPLGTSTYVLVLLIFFVGIQLRNNGISLRNVLFNKRGMYTGIIMIVTSLCGGIIAAFWLQLPLTQGLAVSSGLGWYSLSSVVINDAWGPIFGSIAFFNDLSREIFSLFIIPFFMSHYRSTAVGLAGATALDCTLPVIQRSGGLEVVPLAISFGFVTNIAPPILLVLFTAIPV
- the greA gene encoding transcription elongation factor GreA, producing the protein MKQIPMTVRGAEQLREELDFLKNTRRPEIIKAIAEAREHGDLKENAEYHAAREQQGFCEGRIQEIESKLSNGQIIDVTKIPNNGKVIFGSTVVLVNVDTDDEATYQIVGDDEADIKAGLISVNSPIARGLIGKEVDDTVNIVTPGGTVEFDIIEVNYI
- a CDS encoding ATP-dependent endonuclease, whose product is MYLRQCDLVGFRGINRLSIHLRPHMVLIGENAWGKSSLLAALSLILNNKNRLYRFTQEDFHHEESTPAIMLLFTFSERDIKEDMDDKNQSFQAVFVPHDDGYDRIYLRVEGEMRQNDVITTYSFLDELGEPICLENTEEVALSLICRHPIYRFRDARLNSEQDLLNPQNMRAKYKSEDRQFQAVGLVLQHYFMSSRRNDVLAQKMLLEPTALWDELKLLCQRLKQDETRELRTRLVEFLQTLFISDAPVRTSKYHRPVLLFEDPEARLHPRMIAILWELMQYLPIQRITTTNSVELVSQAELKDICRLVRYTDRTLSYQLFRRELGKEDLRRLTFHIHHNRSLALFSRTWILVEGETEVWILAELAKLLDINLSMEGIRIVEFAQSGLRPLIKYAKAMGIEWYVLTDGDEAGRKYSETAHNLLEEHEMSSQRITTLPKLDIEHFFYTEGFENVFIRLARWERQGRYLPMRKIIQRAIQRTSKPDLAIALSAEMERRGTQSIPLLFKRLFSKVLNLTRTQ
- the rplT gene encoding 50S ribosomal protein L20, which translates into the protein MARVKRGVIARARHKKVLKAAKGYYGARSRVYRVAFQAVIKAGQYAYRDRRQRKRQFRQLWIARINAAARQNSLSYSKFINGLKKASVEIDRKILADIAVFDKVAFTALVEKAKSVL
- the rpmI gene encoding 50S ribosomal protein L35, with product MPKIKTVRGAAKRFKKTASGGFKRKQSHLRHILTKKTTKRKRHLRHKSMVAKADNVLVVACLPYA